CTCGCCCTTTGAATCACGCCCAAGTGTGAGTCGCCTGTCTGAACCTTCAGAGCATCTCGGAACCGACCCCAGGCCGCAGCCTCCATCCTCAGACCTTGCGACCGCCATTGGACGTTCTCTAGAGGGGCGACGAAAGAGGCAACCAAAGGCTCTGCGCGATCGCAGCATCGTCGTGACATCTTCACCACCTGTTATACATCACCCTCAACCCACTCGAGACGGACACCCGTTCGACATACACTCTCTCGAAGTTCAAGACAACGACAGTGTCGCCGCCCGAGTTGGCTCAACCGGTCCGTCCTCGAGTCACCCCCTGTCCGATGATATTCAATGGAACGCATGGCTGAACGAAACTCCTGAACCTGAATCACGAGGCTATTCTTCGGTATATAACGGACCAGGCTCATTTCCTCGCAATACTCGGGCCTGGGGTGATTCAGACGATCGATCGCAGACTCATGACACCATCTATCACGGGGTGGCACGACGAGGCAATAGTAGGAAAAGCGATGAGCTTTCGCTACTATCAAGCTCGCGTCGGTCTTTTCAGCTTTCTTCTGATGTCCCAAGCGAAAACACGCATGCGACCATGGTAGACCTCGAGTCGCCCAAGCAGACCCGTTGCTCGAGAGTCGAAGAAGAGGCATGGGCTGCCTTTGTCAGGGGTCCTAATCAAAGCCATGAATTGGGCAAGCCATATTCGACACCGGGAAGTAAACCGATCCCCACAATACGGGAGAATCAACGAAAGGCCTCGAACACCCAAGACCTGATGGAACTGTTGGTTGCGAAGGAAGGGAGACAAGAACCAGGTTATGAACACAGAGAAACAACACCgcaagaggatgatgatgagatttGGAAGAAGTTCATCTTCGACGACTACGCCGAAATTAATCGCAGAGCACGGGAAGAGATCCATGAAAAGACCAAATGTGACCTAGGGTTGAAGAAGGCAATTCCCCCGAGTTATGTTTTGGAGCCGGCTTCAGGGGCCAAGAACGACCAGATGCGCAAGACCCCGACGGCTGTCACAGAGCCGTTTTCAACACCTTGCCTGGACTTGAATTGGAATATACTCGAACCTTCACGCAGTGCGTTACAACCATCCCCAGCGCCAAAGACAGGAATGGGCCCCCTGATGTCACAGCCCCCAAACACAACTGTTGAGTCGAATCCAGCACCCAACTTAGACTTGGAAACTAGTATGCTAGAGCTCTCTGAAGCATATGAGCTTGACTTGAGCCCTCACATACCTGAGTTTCCGGACAGCATCGTGGACTTGCCTTCAGCACCAAAGCCCGACTCGAGTATGCAGATGGCAGAGGTCTCAACTGATGCAATAGAGCCACCATTGACACCTGGAGAAGGGCAATCAGGCACGTGTACAACACACATTACCACCGAGGAGCCCCCCGAAATACTGTCTTGCACAGATGAAGGTATGCAGGCTCCATCAGATACCGTCGCGGAAACGAATACGGTGGATGCCGACTCGGCGGCTGCCCAGCCAGGTTCGCCTCAACCGGTGCAGCCAGAGTTCAAGTTTCATCACCCGAACCTTTTTGTTGGACGTCTGGCCAGTAATAGCCCGGCCAATATGCCGTGCGCACCCTCGACTGCAGCGACAAAGATGGGCAGGCGACCAAGAGTCAGGGGTCGCAGGGAGCAGGGAAGGCCGGACTTTCGTACGATGCCGGACTATGATGGAGATCCGATTGAGGAGTGCTGCGAGGGCTAGGCGAAGACCGAGTGACggagatggggatggggacaTGCAATGGGGCTGGGTGCTTGCTGCATGGGGCATGAGGTCACGAGTTGTTTGTGCAGTGCGCGATATTGTGTAGCGCAGACTGGGGAAGCCTTCATGGTGGCACTGACATCAAGTCTGGGGAAAGCATTTGCAGGGAATACGGTGTCACGGGAGACAAAGGGAAGGATATCAGGGATCTACTTGTCTCTTTTCTCGTTACACACCCAGCGAAGGGTATGAATATGCCATGATGACCAAATACCACACCGTAAAAGTCGAGAGGGAAACAGAATGTCAAATAATTGTGCCATTGTTGGGTCCTGTAGGTGTAATCTGGAAGCCCCACACAAGAAATACTACATACACCAGAATGAATACACACGAGATGCGCGCCGCGCAACGCAACACGCCCCCGGCAAACAAATCCGAAACCCAATAACATAAACAAGAAAAAACTCCCGCCGTCTATATAGTTAGTGTCGTAATATCTTTCCCTCTAAAGTAGTGCGGGTATCTCatatctcatctcatccgtAGACGTCACAGCATCATGTCACTGCCAATAACAACACCTCTTATCTCGTTGCCTTGAGTGAGCTGAACCCCAGCCCAGATCAGGTCTCAGTAAGCTTGTCCAGAAAAGGAAAGTCGATAGAAGAATGGAAGGAATGGAAGAACTGATGGTGCACACCACAGCCACGCTTGACATTCCCCGCAGCAGGGCCCCGCTTCTAGAACAATTCTCTCAAGTCAGCCTCATGGGCTGGGATCCTAGTCTATCCTGGTGGAGACGGGGATCTGCAGCGCATGGGTGGGCGTTTTCGAGAGGTCCGGGGAGGATCCCTTGCTGCGTCCTGCAAAGGTGGTGTGGGCGACCAAGGACTGAAGGAATGCGAAGCCAAGAGAAAGTATGCCGAGTAGGCAGACGTTCAACATGTAAACGAAAAGACCAAAAACGCCTTGATGCCCGAAGCCGTTCATGGTGGTGTGCCGGTCTTGGTGATGTACAAGGGTTCCTGCAGCCTCATTGCCAAGCTGCGAGGCGGCATCGAGAGCTGGGCTGGGTAAAAGTGCACATGCCGGCACATCCCGCCGTACCGATGACAGTATCGATGTGAAGCGAGCCTGTCGAAGCTGCAGAACTGTGCTGCGCAAGGCGCAATCATAATTCCAACCAGGTGCGAGACTTTGTGGTGTCTTGTGGTTGGTTTGGTTGCGTGAGCAAGGCTGAGTCTCTGCTCACCCTCTTCAAGATCGGCTGCGGCGCTTCTCCTTGCGCTTGGGCTCGCAAGACCCCTTGCACTTGGGGCATTCAAAGTCGTCCTTGGAGATGTAGACGCGGATGAGGCATCGCGGGCATCGCCACCAGTTGTTGGCATAGTATCGATCCTCGAGCCACTCTTCGTTGACGACAACGCCGCGCTTCTGGATATCCTCACGATGGTACTCGCGCAAGTGGTCGCGGAAGTGATCACGACGACGGAAAGGCTCGCTGGCGCGGGTGCATCGTGGGTAGTCGCAAAAGTGCGCCTCCTTGGTCGAATCGGGATTGTGAGTGTTCCTGTAGTGGCGCTGAAGATCGGCAGTGCGCTTGAAGGGCTTAGCATTGCAGCCAGCGTAAAGGCATATAGCAGGAGCGTCTTGACCGGAGGGACTGCAGCGAGTTAGCTCAAGTAACAAGAGAAAGCAGTGGATAAGGGACAGGCATACCCATCACCCCGAGGAACAATGGTGTCCTCAGAACCTGCAGAGTAGGCCGAGGAATAAGAATCCTGATAGGTAGAGTCTTGTAGGTAGGCAGGGCCTTGTTGATATGCAGGATCCTGTTGTTGAGCAGAGTAGTTGACCGCCGACGGGTCGTTGTAATAGTAACCACTCGGCATGGGAGACTCAGGGACGGTTGAGGCGGTAGAACTACCCCCAGAGCTGGCGCCCCGTGCAAGAGGGTAGGAGTAACTGTCGTATTGATACGCAGATGGCGACGTTGCCTGGTCTTGGGAAGCCGAGGCGTCGTACCAGTAGTTGCTCTGCTGGTCGTAGTAGCTCATTGTGGCGGCGATGAAGGTGGCAGTAGGTCTTGAAGAAACAACTGATCTGTTGCAAGTATAGAGGAGCTATAACTTGGCTCCGTCAACGTGGGTATTCGAGGCACGGGTGCTTGAAAGGTCGAGCAAGCAGCTTGTGAATGACAAGAGTAAGAGATGGTGGCATGCAAGAGGCCACGAGTAGGTTATTGTCTTGGTGGTAAATCCCCAAACGAAGATGTAGGGCTTTCTGCATGGAAGTCGATGCTGTTgatgtgatggtgatggtgatgagtgAGTTGAAAGTGAGGGCGGCCAGGCTGGTTATATGCTTGAGAGTCTGGTGTCTAAAGAAGGGGGGGTCTGTTTGGACGGGTAGGCTAAGTAACAAGGCCGGCAGGGTGAGGCTCAAATCGCACATTACTTAGTGAGGCGGAAGGTGAAGAGTCATGTCATACACAAAGGGAAAAGGCAACATGACCCTGAAACTGAAAGAGAACTATATGGTGCCGATTCTGGTAGCTCTTGGCTGCAAGACCAAAGGGGTATCATTAGGCTTCTAGAATACTATATGGGATCAAGAACCTGGCTCGTGGAGGTAGTTATCGGGGGTGCAGCAGGCCCAGCCACAGCCAACGCTTGATCTGATGGGCCCTGGATGGGACATGGCTGACATGGACAAGACGAAACAAGGTCGACCACTAGAAGCCAAGACAACAAGGGTGGCAGTGATAGAGTGAATCgagggggaagaagaagcaggggTCTGAGGCGAAGCATCTGGCACTAACTGGCTCGTGATCCAAGTTAACACTTGTCGGTTGGACGGGCACTAGAGGTAGGTATGAAAGAGCCAAAGCAGATGATGACAAAAGGGCGTCAAGACACAAACGTGGAAACCGAGTTGAGAGGCGCTTGCCGGGCTTGGATAGCGAGGCCGGTGTCCCgaagaggaaaagatggTGAGGTGGTGATGCACAACTTTGAAGCTAGGAAGAGGGTTCCTGGAGAACGAAGCTGCTTGCTTGCATGAGAAGGATCAACGGGGCCGGCCGCCTTGTACAGAGTACAAAGCAGAGAGCCGGGTCGACCGGGGTCTGCGCGGTGCAAGGTACAAGTGGGCGTACACTGGCGATGAGAGCATGCTTTGCACCAACAAGACTCAAGGGCTCGACAAGAGAGCACGGGGTCAGGATCAGCACCAACCTAGCCACTAGAGTTATCTTGGCCCTCGCGTTGTGGCAGCACAAATGTGCCCGAGCATTTGAACAGGGTGTAAGTAGCGCCCGGGCCAATGGCATTGGCAGCGAGGCAACAAAAGTGAAAgcttagaggggagagcccGGCGGTCGAGGGAGAGCTGGTCCGAGTTGTCAGTGACGTTACCGGCTGGGCGGGTGCCATGAGGCAATGACATGGCCACGATGGGGCTGACGGAATTGATCGATAGGGCGATTGACGTTGGCCGTTGATGGCACGGGTAAAGACATGGCGGCGGGAGTGGATGCGGGTGTGGCAGACGGCGATTGGGGAGGCTGTTTTGGTTTGTGCATTCGGTAGGTAATCCACTCGTCGCGAGATAGAGATTACATAGTGGCAGTGCGCGACCAGCAAAATCTCGGTCGCTTCCAAAGGCAAAGCCAGTTTCAAGAGCCTGGGCGTTTTCAGGGCCACCTACAGAGGGGTGTGTCGCTGGCGTCTTGGGCGTGGCCCGCAGCTGTGAAAATGAGGTGTGCTTGCGCCGCACAGAACGACCAGGGGCCGGCGCCGGCTGGTATGCAATTGTATGTAGGAGGATGCAGGGGAGATGTTGAACGTCGAAGGACAACATCTGTAGCTGGAGCTGTCACCTTGGATCTGCGTCGGTGGGGAAAGGACGATGATTGTCGCAGGTCGCAGCGGGAACGGGGCCGTCTCTGCGACCTCGTCAAGGACTGAATTGATGAGCACTCGGTAACGGGAGGAATTAATTCAATCGTCGTTGCTAGGGGATCCATCTCGTCCCATCCGCCCCATCGCGGGTCAAGGACATGGGGTCTTTCAGACCCATCAAGACTGGGCCTTGACATAAGGACACGGTACTCGGTGGTATCAAACATGCCGTAGGGCCGTCGAATCAGGTTGAAAGGGGATATCGAAatcattttttttttggttGCATGGCTGAGGCAGAATAACGAGGCAGAAGGGAGAGTCCTACAGGTAGGACCTTCTGAGGCtccctacctacctactccCTGGGCTTGCCCGGGTTAGTCATCGCACTGCTCTTTGGCAATGACGAGGAAAGAACAAACCAACTCGACATTGGCCAACTGGCAACCACAGGCTTTCCGAATATCCCTTCTCTCTTTGAGCATTTCCCATCCGTCTGttcccatcatcgtcatgcCCATCATGCACTTTCATGCGGTGGCCTAGATGCTTTGCATTAACACCCGTCGCGCGACTTGGCCATCTCTGCAGTACAAAGTcatccatcaacaacaagtgGACCCAATAGACAGCCCGCCTTACTAGGAGGATGTGGCACACGGGACATGACATTACACGGCCAGCAACCGCCCATAGCGcacaagcaaagcaaagcacaagcacaaggcTCAATCAACGCCATGGGGATGAAGCTTTGGTGGGCGCACAGAACTTACTGTACCCCTGTTGATAGCTCAACGACCAATCGAATGGCACACCTTCTGCATGGATTCTTGTCTACCTCTGCTGCCTGGCCCAGAGAAAGACTTGGTGGAGTTGCGATTGATTGAGCTGTGGCTCTGGTCAGTCGATCCAGGTACCTGAAGATGCTCAAATACAGTACCTACCTGACTGGcacatcatcgccaacaacAATAAGCGACAATCACCTCAAGCGGATCAAGAGCACAGACAATGGACGGGCACAGACGATGCATCGCCATACCGCCAACTCCCACGCCCCCGTCTCCCCACACTCTCGGTCACTCATCTGGCTGACCTACAGCACCTTACACGGCTGGTGTAATTGCCTCTGCATCACATACGTTGCTGAGCGCCGCATGTAAGTCAATCCGGGACGTCCCTCAGCCATTTTGCTTTTGCGAGAACACAGAAGGTAGGGCAGGCAGCCCACCAGAACGCCCTCGGCGATCAACAGccagcaacaccaagcagAGCAACCACCCATGGACGCCTTGTCTCGTCTGCCTGACCTACCGGGTTCATCTCCGGCTCCTGCAAGTCAACACAGGAAAACTCTCCGACAAGACCGTTGTCGGCGTCTAGCCTCTGGTTCGTCGATTTGGACTGCTTGCCGAGGTGCCGTTCGTTCCATGGAGCTTGGGGCGTGTTAGTGAGGCTGACTGAGGCAGTGACAGCAAACAGACGCAAGTTATCGGCTTTGGGATGGTTCGCTTTCTACCCAAGTCAATGGTTCGCCCGCTGCCTCGACGATTAGAGGCTCCACTGCAATTGCTTCCCGCAGGCTTCGCCCTCTTGGTTCCGTGACCATTCGCTTGCTGCCCTCTGCCCAACGAGCTTGCCAAGAACCCTCGCGGGGAAGCTCTGGGTCCATGCCGCGAGGTTGACAGGCGACCTTCGCTAATCAGGATCCCCCCTTTCTCGTGTTCAAGGGTCTTGCTCCCGCGACGGTCTGTCTGGACAAGGACCCCGGGCAGATAAGGAAGCATTCTGGAAACCTTCTTGTTCCGTTTCTGTCTTCGTTCCGTTTCACTCCCCGGCCATATTCCGCGGTCAAGACCGAAGGAGCTAGGGGAGACATCGTTCTGCGTTTGTTCGCTGTTCCGAGCTCTCGTGGATGATGCATCACCAGGTAGTGGCAGTACTGCGCCGCAGTCCCAAGTCACTCCGCGGAAAGGGATCCGCCCCTCCGAGAAGGACGGCGACAATGACAAGGTGAGACGAATTCTAACGATAGCATTGCCTCATTAGCCCTCGGCCGGCCGACGATTCGATTGGCTTGTTGAGGATTGAATGGATGACGATGCCACAAAAGAAGGCAACCAGAGGCGCTCATGCATGGGAGCCTCTCTTGTCCCGCCAGCCCTGGTTTCAACCAGACAGCTTGCACTTTGCCATGGCCCAAAGCAGAGCGTTAGGTTCGAGTTCACAACTGCCATGGATCAAGTCATACACTTGTCAGTCAGGGTTGAACAGAAAAGATTAAGGGAGGAATCGAGACCACAAACGCAACTGCAGTTGCCTCAGTTGAGACACCAAGGTTTTGTTCAGCTcgatttcttttcttttcggAAGGGACTGCACATTTTTGCCATCAGATGACTCTGCATTGCCGCCTCGCTGATGGTATCGTATCGACATGATCGCAGCAATGTTTGGTTGTTGACCGAATCCCTGGCTGATGACTGGCGATGGCCAGCACAtgggagaagaaaaagaaatccAATTGCACAAGTTCAATTCCATCTTTCAACCTCGTCTCATCCCTAGATATATCATGCAAAGATATGCTCCTAATTCCCCATTCTGTCCTTTGGGCAGCAATGCATCTCACACCGTTCATGCACTTCTACACTTCGGTCCATGAGCGCTTCACCGTGACCGAGACTGAGGACGTGCCACGTCGACACACACGCACAGCGAGATGGGCGTTGGGCTGAGATCTCACCAAGGCGCAACACATGTGGACAAGATGGCTTTGCACATGCCGGCGCACTGGCGAAACGGGCCTCGGGCCTCGCAACCGAATCTGGGGCTGTCCTATGGTCCATATCAACCACACCATTAAGCCGTCTGACAAACTGCTCTCTGCGAAACAGTTCTCGACGAGGCGAGAGCCTGCCGCAAGAGCCTAGCTGGAAAGCAAGCCACGCATGCATCACACCATACACTTCAACTTGAGGCATACATACACATGGCCAGCGGGACAACCCACACGTGTGAAGACTCGTTTCTCAGGGCTGCGTCGCCCGACACTCGAAAGGTTCCATATTCATATCTCAAACACTGAGGTTGCTAACGCCCCATGTAGCCATTTCGCACATTTACCTGTCCCAGAAAAAGCACAACAAGCGGCTGTAAAGCGAGGACAAGGGAAGAGGAAAAAAGATGAGGCTACCCCATGATACCGTCCCTTTTCCCGCCCTTGTGCTCCCCATGAAACCCGCCGAGGGAGGCTCAAAAACCCATTGTACAGTCAGCCATATCCCGTTCCGTTCCATATCCATCTCTCTCGCGCAACCAGAATTACCTGCGGAACAAGCCCTGTCCCGCTTGGTCAAGGAAAGTGAGGCATTAgacctcgtcctcgagaaACTTGTAGGCAAACTTGAAGTCCGCTTTTCGTCGGTTCATCCTGCCATGTTGTTAGCACGCCTCACAATAAGGGGCCACTGGGGTTTCACATACCAAGTGCTCTCGTAGTCAAAGAATCGATACGTGCCCTGCTCAAAGTCCTCGGTAATGTTCTTGGGCTCCTCATGTCGCTGAAACCATGTTTGATACTGCTTGTGGAACCGCCAGCTCTGGTCCTTCAAAGCCTTGGCTGCCAGATATTGTTGAGGAGAGCCTTGCTTGTAGTAGAAGACGTAGAACAGAGTGTCAGGGTCGATCTTGGAGTACAACCGCGGGTCCTCGAAGATAGCGAGGGGCTCGCGGGGGAAACCAGACACTGTAGGAGGCACCGGGACGTCGGGCCGGTATGACCGTGGCACATCGGCGTCCTGGACATCTGGGCAGGTTCCTTGACTAGAGGTCATGATGCGCAGCGTTGAGGGTGCCGAAGGGGGTGCCGGACGCTTCCTGGAAGTCTCATACGTGTCGACGAGGTCCTGCAGCGATGAGGGCAGGTGGTAGATGcactcctcctcggcctcctcgattCGCTTGACACCATTGGAAGCACCGTTTGTTTGGGGAGCTAGACGATGGTCAGTTGAGGGCTTGTACGGGAGATTCGTGTACGTACGCTTTGGCGACTCGGTGGCTTCGGGGACGGCGGGCTGCTTGCCAGCGGCCTTGGATCGCTTGGACGGCTTCACGGGGACGGGGACAGGTACGGGCTCGGGCTCCGCGGCGGTGATGGCAGGTGTGGACTGTTTGGACTCGGCTTGTTGAGACGCGGGCTGGATCAGAGATGTTGCGGGAGAGTTTGTCGCGCTTGTTCGGGACTGCGGCAGCGGTGATATACTCGACGACGCGGCGCCGGGGGGCGGAGGTAACGGGGCAATGCCCACGTTGTTCTTGTCGCTCgcggccgccgccgcagctGCTGATGCGTACTTGAGGCCCTCCCCGGCCGGCCGTGTAGGTACTGATGCTGGTTTCATCGGTGCGCCGCCTGCGCTGCCGTTGCTGATTGTTGTTAGAGGAGCATGGAGGGTAGCGAGAGCAGGTAACGGCGACTTTGTCTGGGAGGATGTCCTCCGCGCTGAGTCGGCCTCCTTCTGCGCCTTCCTCGACAACAGCTTGGGGGGCTCGATGTCAGCTGCCAGATCCTCCTGCACGGATTGGGTGTCGAGGGACGAGTTCTTCTCGTTGTCCAGGCCCATGCCGTAGGTgccttcctcgtcctcaaggTCCAGCTCCTCGTAcatctcctcgtcctcgataAAATCCTCGTTCATGCCGTCCGACACGTAATACCGGATGCTCTCCTCAAGATCGTTGACCTGTTCGGGTTCGACGCCGCCGTTCTCGAGGGACCTGCGGATCAGCTCAAGCTTCCCTTGATGCCACTTGTGTCGTTCGATGACACGCTCGACCTCGGCGATGCGCTCAGCCTTGGCGCTGTtgttcttgcccttcttcatGGTGGCTTGTATCGactcgccctcggcctcgagagTCTCGATCTGCTGCTCTAGATCGTCGACCATGCTACTTAGGAATTCGCTCGCCTCAACCTTGGCCTGTTCTTTGGGGTCGAGCTTGGCGGCGGCTGATAGGCCCTCCTTGGAGTATGCCTTGGTCTTCATGGCCTTTTCCACTGCCTTGAACTTTTCCATTTGCTAACCCGACCGGTCAATAAggtgttcttgttcttctcggcctctgTCAGTAGCAGGCAAGGGGACCAACCGTCTCGATCAGCTTCCGGTGCTCCAGCAGCGgagccttgtccttgatgtcGTTGCTAGCGGCCCATGTTTTGATCTGGTCCCTCAGCCgctggagcttcttgatctcgcgCTTGAGGTTGTCCTCTAGTTTGTCCTTTTGGGCGGGGTTATTCGACTGCTCAATCTTCTCGTAGATGGCACTGAATTCGGTGACTCCCTCGGCCACCTTCTTGAAGCACTTGTCGACTTCTTGTTGCAACTTTCTCGCCGCCATTGTGATGGGAGCGATGGAGCCTCGCGGGGGCGCACACGGGGTTCAATCGATGGGGTCGTCGTCGGTGTCGGGGGGAGGGTTTGGTGATGGTTCGTTCTTTGTTCGCCTCGTCTCGTCCGGCTGTGGGGGATGTTGAGGGCGGGCGGCTCAAGGGCGGAATGGCGCGTCGCGTGGCCGATCCAAGGGTGGAGTGGATGGTGCGCGGCGCAGGAATGCGGTGATGGACCTCGTGAGGCCAATTCGGGGGTCGTGGGGGATGAAATGCGTCGAGAGAAGCGGTTCTGCTCGACTTTGCTACGTTGATTGAGGTGGGAAATAGAGTAATGAGGCCAAACAGCCGCAGGCGCGCGATTGGCTGACGTACCGCGGGTCACCTGGGGCGGGGCGCGGTTAGATGCCGAAACCTGTTTGGGTGGCGATTCAGGCTCTCGGGATGCGTTTGCGGCAGTGCGAGAGACGCGACGCTTCCGTGATGCAGTGTTAACTTGTGATACAGGGTTAAGTTGTGGAATTATTGGGTTTCAGGGCGTGCGTTGCGGTGCGGTTAAGGGATTCGCTATCGTGGGATACCTGAGGTACTGCTGGATGACGTGGGGTACACGAGGCTGCCGCTTGGCGTCGCTAGTACTAGGCGCATCTCACATGACACGGATTCACAGAAGCTATTGGAAGACGAGAGACGGCATGCAATGTATCTATCCTCTGTAGACTATCTTGTATCGGACAGGAGTTGACGAAACATTTCGTGTTTGATAAGAGATAATTCAATTTCAGGTATTTCAATATCACAACCGTTTTTGCCCTTGCAGTTGCCGGTGACTCATTTCCGGTTTCATCAGCGTTGTCCGCTTGTCGATGCCAAGACTGCTACTGCTACTGGCTACTGTTATAGAGCTCGGAAGGGTTCCCGATCTTGGTTAAAAATTGCCCGAGTCGACAACTCAGCTCAAACATCTCGAAACGGTCAAGAATTCGGTTACATATCCAAGTATGAAGGGTACGTGCAGACAAGACCCCCCGTCTCGACTGCAGCGCGGCAGTCGACAGAGGTGAAACGGCTGAGGGGCTCACACATGACACTCGAGCAGTCATCCTGCAGCGCGTGCTGTCGGCGTCCGTGACGGTGGACAAGGAGATGATCTCGTCCATCGGCAAGGGAGTCCTCGCCTTTGCCGCCGTGGCCCCCGGGGAcacggagaaggaggccgacCTGATGGCGGCCAAGGTGCTCCGGATGAAGCTctgggacgacgacgagggagGCAAGGTACTTACTTGAGTGTAGGAAGGGAACATGAACATGATCTGACAACCGAGAGCAGTGGAAGCGCAGCGTAGCTGACATTGAGGGCGAGGTCCTGTGTGGTAGGTTCAGCCCAAccctcccatcccatccctccTAGCAAGCCACGGTCGAAAGAGACGAGCTGATGCTGGGATGCAGTGTCGCAGTTTACGCTGCTGGCCAGCACCAAGAAGGGCGCCAAGCCCGATTTTCATGGCGCGGCCAACCCGGAGGAGGCGCGGCGGCTCTATCACTACTTCGTGCAAAAGGTGCGAGCCGGGTACCAGGAGGAGAGGGTCAAGGACGGGCAGTTccaggccatgatggaggtggCTCTCGTCAATGACGGACCAGTGAGcctatttcttttctttttttgcgTGTGAGGCTTTGTTTCGGCTGACGACGAGCAGGTTACTCTAGAGCTGAAGAACGGCGCCAAGACCGATTAAGAGACAACGAGGCTGAGTCgattgtttttttttcttccttgtcTAGAGGATTATATAGAGAGATGACGGGAAAGTTGTTCATTAGGCTATAGAAGTATAGAGGAGGCTTGCTGGGGGGAAAAGTGTATGTGTGTTCCGGCCGCAAATCTTTAATTAGAGGAATTTTGTTTTAGATGGGCTAGCACCAACAATCACAGACAAGCTTGCGTTacacaagaaaaaaaaaagaaggtgAAATTTAACATCCAGCCTGCTTGCTGCAACTTGATGCAATCATTCATTACCCGGAGGGACCGGCCTTTGGAAAAAGGTATGGGACGGCTCAGATTCTCTCTGCTGTTTATCAAAATGGCAAGACAAAAAGACAGacatcaccaacaaacaACATGGGCTAAAGACAAACGATTGGCCGATATGTAATCAGGATCTGCATCTCGCGTCGCACGCAAGCAGagccttttgcttctttttccttcctcttttcccttgcgtcccccctccccttcgGAGAGCCGGCCTTGTTGCCGCCTCAGAAAAGGTTGGCTCGCAAACGGCACAGGGTAGCATTATTGTCTCAGACCTgaacagaaaaaaaaaaagagggcaCACAGGTTCACCACTGGACGACTCTCATCAGACTCAGGACCAGGGTTCTCTAGACTGACAGCCCGGGGCCCAGGGGCCAGCGAATCAGGGGTCTCGGAGATGTGTGCTGGTTTACTTGCTTGCATCTTCCTGCCCGCTCCGACCCAACGCTGGAGCAAGTAAGTAAGCCCTGTTGCGTGGGTGGTATTGCGTGCCGTTGCAGGCGCATCGGTAGCCCTATCCCCTGTCCAGTTGCTGACGGGGGTCCATGGTTAGGGAGTTCCACCCGGGAGCGGCACGGGTTGGGCGGGTGTGAATACCCTCCCGTGGGAGAGACTgtgagagtgag
This region of Fusarium falciforme chromosome 5, complete sequence genomic DNA includes:
- a CDS encoding D-aminoacyl-tRNA deacylase; this translates as MKVILQRVLSASVTVDKEMISSIGKGVLAFAAVAPGDTEKEADLMAAKVLRMKLWDDDEGGKWKRSVADIEGEVLCVSQFTLLASTKKGAKPDFHGAANPEEARRLYHYFVQKVRAGYQEERVKDGQFQAMMEVALVNDGPVTLELKNGAKTD